The Glycine soja cultivar W05 chromosome 8, ASM419377v2, whole genome shotgun sequence genome has a window encoding:
- the LOC114422456 gene encoding protein LURP-one-related 5-like: MKEELVVQEGYLFKEETKLTVLKTSLFFSGDGFAVYDSKGNLVFRFDSYGPLARDKDELVLMDPHGRSLLTLRRKKPSLHQRWEGFKGERKDGDKPVFSVKRSSIIGRSRTSVAVEVYDSPGVEYLIEGCFPQRCCKVFNAAKELVAEIRRKVDPTTSVMLGKEVFWLCVKPAFDAAFAMGIVLVLDQINGENYFDDRIVEPAVHPATEDPGFVSPVPV; this comes from the exons ATGAAGGAGGAGTTGGTGGTGCAAGAAGGGTACCTTTTCAAAGAAGAGACGAAGCTCACAGTGCTCAAAACATCCCTCTTCTTCAGCGGTGATGGCTTCGCTGTCTACGATTCCAAGGGCAACCTCGTCTTCCGCTTCGACTCCTATGGTCCCCTCGCACGTGACAAGGACGAGCTTGTTCTCATGGATCCCCATGGCCGTTCTCTTCTCACCCTCCGTCGAAAG AAACCGAGTCTTCATCAACGGTGGGAAGGGTTCAAAGGGGAGAGAAAGGACGGTGACAAACCCGTATTCAGCGTGAAGAGATCGTCGATCATCGGACGGTCGAGGACGAGCGTGGCCGTGGAGGTGTATGATAGCCCCGGTGTGGAGTACCTCATTGAAGGGTGCTTCCCGCAGCGGTGCTGCAAGGTTTTCAATGCCGCTAAGGAACTTGTGGCAGAGATTCGTCGCAAAGTGGACCCCACCACCAGCGTTATGCTCGGGAAGGAAGTCTTTTGGCTTTGCGTGAAGCCTGCTTTTGATGCGGCCTTTGCCATGGGAATTGTCTTGGTACTTGATCAGATCAACGGTGAGAATTACTTTGATGATAGAATCGTGGAGCCAGCGGTGCACCCTGCTACAGAAGATCCGGGGTTTGTTTCACCGGTTCCAGTTTGA